The genomic window ctgaaactttttaaattatttaaagccTTGTTGTGAACTAATAGATATTCTTTGCTCTGGTCACCAGTGAtagctgaaaaacagaattgtTATTTTCAGTTAACATCCTGTATTTTAACGCTACctcttttttaattcctctgaCAGGAGAGAGAAGCCTCTCCTTAACTGGCTTGAAGCAATCTACCTCATCCAACTCGTGCCTTTGGAAATCTTCTGTGAAATTATATTTCCCCTGACCCCCTGGAAATGGCACTTCCCTTTTGTCCCTCTGTTGCTGACCTCTGTATACTGTGCTCTGGGCATCACATACGCTTGGCTCAAACTCTACGTCTCTGTCTTGACTGAGAGAATTCCTGTCAGACAAAAGGCCGAGTAAAGCCACAGTGCTGGGACCAGTCCCAGGATATCCCTTTGAGGGGATTACTGGCACAGTTGTATGTCACAAGAACATACAACTCTGGATCAGACACAGTGTATGTGTACCATCGCCACGTGGGGAGGTTTTCTTCCAGCACTCCTGTACTGCCCAACGAGGATACCTCTGATCAGAAGCGCTCACAGTTACTCACAGTAGCGTGGAGGGCTGTGGATAAACTGTGAAGCTCAACAAGGTCCAGACTTCTGTCCCAAGGAAAACCTGCCTGATTCTCCCATTACTGTTTGTATTTGAATAAAAGTTGTTGTGTCAAATTAGAAGGGATGATTGCTGTGTAGGAGAGCGTTGTCACTGTGTTCTGTGGAActtgtaaattaaaaacttgacattttttctttgagcatttcttgcatttttttcaactcACATCTAAGCCCTGCTTTTGAGGGACACCTGCACAAGTAAGGATGTAGTGTCTAGCTGGAAACTTTGTCAAAATCTTGAACACTTAAATATCAAGTTTTAATATGTCCCTATCCCATTGACCTCCTTGTTTCATAGATACTCTTCAAAGAGGCTTTAATATTCTTCTAATAATTATTTGTGTAGCCCAGATGACCAAATTGAGGCTTGGGActgaaatgaagaatttttttttaataccattaAATCTACCCTATAATGTGGCTGCATAATGGtatttatttgtaattaatGTAAAAGTCTGCAACTGTAACAAAAGATCAAGTGTCCACAGTTCCTCTAGTTCAAAAGTTCAAAAAAAGGTATATTGTATTCTGCCTCTGTGGAATCATGTACCCTGAAAGGTAAGTTATTTCTGTGGTAAATAATTGTACTTTTTAAACCCTATATAACCATCCCTAAGAGATGTTGCTCTAGAGATTGTGGTCTGGTTTGGATTCCAGTGCTGACATGaaatgggaggagaagggatggatttgttttggtttggtttttcaaGTAGTTTTTGAACTTTCTTCAGTGTTAGTTGAAGAACTGGACCCCTTCGGAGAGGATAGTCCAGGGGATAGTTATGctttttttagttctttgaaTATTTCAGATGTTAAAAGAGAGTGGGGCTCTTGTTAGGACAGCAGGTCGAGTAGTTACATGGTCTGCATGGAGGTGCTGTCCTGTGTAGGGAaacaataatattaaaaaaaaaataaaaacaacaacaaaaaaaccccaaccaaacccaaaaccacagaaaacgtggctcttctgcagcagcacctttGCAAGTCCAGCCTAACTCCTTCCACAGGTTGCCGAgggaagctgtggttgccccatccctggaagtgtcaaaGGCCAGTTTGGACAGAGCTCTGAGgagcctggtctagtggaaggtatccctgcacatggcagagggttgtaatgagatgatctttaaggtctcttccaacccaaactattctgtgaaattcagcCCGGGGCAGTGACTTAAGTGACCACCTCTGGCCATTCTGTAATTCCTGCTTCAACTTAAGCATCTCCTACTGGGGAGCAGTGACTGCCCAACCTCCTCCTGTGTGGAGAAAAGctaaataatacatttttaggGAAGAGGCTGAGAAGCCTTTAGGACCGGTGTTGTCTTTTTAATgcaaggggttttttaatggttCTATCAATCCTGCTATGGTGGCAAGTGATTTAATGTGGTTTcgtaataattaaaaaagcaaaaactaaCAACATGGTGTAGGTCTCAGTATTTAATCTGTCGGCAGGACGACCTCTGAAAATTAATGGGCTTCGATTTTAGTGCTTTATTAATCCCCTAATTTACTTACCGACCGGCCTCCCTGGCCCTCCGGAGGCAGCGGGGCCGCCTCACCCAGTGGCCTCGGGGCTGCGGGaaccgcccccccccccccccccgacccctGCTAGAGCCGCTCAGCCTCGGGTAGGGGTGGGTAGGTGGGTTTGTGGGCCGGGgggttggattttggggtgttttttggcGAAATAACCAAAATCAGGGGAAGGCAGCGGAACGCGGGAGCGGGacgcgggcgggcggcggaaGGTGCAGCCGGCGTTCCGCTCCGCCGAGTCACCTTGGGCGGGCCGCAGCCATGGTGTTCCTGCCCGACGAGTCGCGgtcgctgccgccgccgccgctgtTCAACCGCTGCTCGGTCTGGCTGGGCTTCGTGGGGTGGATGACGGCTCTGCTGGACAACACCTTCAACCAGCGCCCCGTCCTCCGAGCCGGTGCGAGGAGACAAGGGGGAGCCTGAGGCGAGGGGGAAacggagcgggggggggggctgaagtgaggggctggggagggggttttgtgggatttggggtcacTCTGAGGGATAAAtgcaggtggaggaggagaaactgCCAGGAgtgaggggctggaaggggtAGGGGCGCTGCAGAAGTGAGtgtgtgggatttggggtgacCTTGAGGCTTATAGGGGCGGGAGTGAAGGGGAGGGGGCCCTGAGAGGGATATAAGGAGGGATATAGTGAGGGATACGGGGGCTGGGATAGAGGGAGAGTATGGGGCTTGGAAAGTGCtgtgtgggatttggggtcacTCTGAGGGATAAatgaagggggaggaggggaaactGCTGGgagtgaggggctggagggggctgcgggagcgggTGTGGGGAATTTGGGGTGACCGTGAGGGAtactggggctgggggagggagacCTGAGGTGAGGGGATGGAGAGATAGAGCAGATTtggagggctggggaagggggtaTGTGGGATTTGGAGTGACCTTGAGGGTTGAAGGGGAGGGGGCCCTGAAATGAGAGAGTATGTGGGGCTGGTGAATGGAAtgtgtgggatttggggtcagTCTGAGGGATGAATGGGGAGGGAAGGTGAGGGAACCCTGAGTGAGGAGTGATGGGAGGGTTGGAGGGGAATGGGGTGCTCTGTTGTGATTTTGGGTGTCTCTGTGAGGGGATGGGAGTGAAGGAGTGGGAGCCCTGAAATGAGGGGTCTGTTGGTTGGGGGGGATTGGAGGTAATTGGAGGGGGCTGAGAAAGGGACGTGGTATGGGTATAGAGGGGATTTGAGGTGACTCTCTGAGGGATatggagggcaggaaggggaaggagccCTGAGGAAAGGGGATCTCTCCGGGGGtctggcaggggctgtgggaggtgTGGGTGTGTAGAGACCTTCactgggggaaggcagggagggaggtgctggggcaTGGGGGACCCGAGGAAAGCAGGGGGCTGCCTGAGGCCcccagggagaggagctgggacagagggacatggacattcctcttcctgctgcaggtgtTCACCGCCAGGTCCTGTTCACCACTGTGGGGTGGTTTGTTGGCTACTACCTGGCGAAACGTACAGATTACATCTATGCCAAAAGGGACAGAGAGCTGTTGGAGTATGTCAGGCATCACCCAGAAGACTTTAAGGTGGCAGGTACGATGAGttggttttttaaatgagaCTTCAGCCTGCCTTATGTTCCAGTTAACAAGTGCTGGAACACTTGTGTAAAGATATTGCTGGGCTAAATCTCTCCTGCTTATTCACAATCTAAATTGCAACAGTATTAAGGATTTTATCATatgaaaatagatatttttattgAGCTGTTGATCTGCCTTGACGACCACCTCTTCCTcttaaaaacttattttaatatagaaatagcagaagaaaaagaaaataagaatagaCCAAACTTGTACcactgaggaagaaataaagtaaCGGAAATTAGAAATCTCAGGTCTTATTCTTGTAACATCACAATTATACTGTTTATTCTACAAAATGCCCATGCATGTAGATTCAGAAATTGCGTGATGAATATTCAGAAAACAACCAGAGCAGgtgaaaaaagagtaaataGAAATGGCAGGAAGCCTGAAGTGCTGTTGGCTTAGAGCTGTGGTGAAGAACAGCAGTTTTTTACTAAATGTAGTCACTGAGCCCAAAGAGGCCATGGCAAATTTTGGTGAAAACTGTCCATTTTCTGACACAATACAGTTAGGTGACTCTGGCTGTTGGATTGTGGTCTGCATCGTGCCATGTTGGATAGAGTATgtacaaataaaaaagtgttAATACGGAGATCCCTTTGCAGGGATCTGTGGAGAACCCTATGGGAAAGAAGTTATGCATTTAGTTAAAACAGCAAGCTGGTGATTCACTGTTAGTagcaaaaatcagatttttggTGGCTTTGTTAACCTTaagattttaatataaaacatattCCGGATTGATCTCAAATGCTGATTAGGTTTTCCCACCtcttacagaaaagaaaagaataggaGACCTTTTGGAGGATTTCTACCCAATCCGCTGAGGATTTCTCCAGCGGCGACACATCACAGGATGAATTAATGCCACACCAGGACCGTCGGCAATGTGGCTGCAGCTGTTGAACCGTCCATGGCTTGGAAAGTGAAGCTTTACTCGCTTTCATGTAATAAAAGCCTGATTAAATACTTTGTGTTTAATTATTTGTTCTTCTGTTCTGTTGAAGTGTGTCAATACGTGGGTGACTGATATTTGTAACAGGATAATAACTTTGatttatctctttttcagttgttttaatTGTGGGAGTGGGAGATTGTTCACGCAGCATATACTTTAAAAGACCCAGAGCGTAGTTGTGTAGGTTCCTCTTTATTTCTCAGTGGCATTTCTCCTGACCCTTGAGCATGCCCTTGACCAGCCCAtgcaggtgctgcagccagAGTCTTGCTGTGAAATTAGTTCTGAACAGCTAACAAAAATATATGTGCTTCCTAATTAATTCCCTCTCTATATTTTGCATTCttatgttgctttttctttgctggcaATGAGGATCCAACCTTTCTGCCTTCTCACTTGGTTGTTGGCTCCTAAATCTACATACTGAACACAAACGTTCCAGATGGGCTGTGGATCTGCAGCTCTTACGAATGTCACTGCAGGGTGCTTGGCACCTCTGGGGTTAAAACACTTCCAGTTGAGGCTGCTCCAGTTGTGACAGTTTTTTATctaattccctttttttgctgggttttaccctgcttcctcctgcacTGCCTCTGTCCCTGTGCGTGTTTTGTGAGActtcctgctctgtgcagcGTCTCAAAGCTCTTTCTCGAGCacctcttccctggggaggCCTCTCGCCATGCCCTGGGTGCTGTTCCCTCACCCCTGCTTCCCACCAGTGCTGTACAGAGGGATGGGATAGTTGGATACCTCCCAGGGTTTGATTCTGCTCTCAGGTGATGTTCCAGCAGAACTTGAGAGCTCCTTGGATTGACTGGTGGAAGTGATTGCACCAGCATAGCTCTGtttgcagccactgctgcagctgctgcataTCCTGGTTCTGCCCACACCTTGTGGGCCCTCCTCACCCAGAGGGACTGGGATGAGTGTTCCCCTGGGCTGGAAGATGTCTCTGCTGAAAGCTCATTacattaaaaagggaaatgacAATCAGATGGATTAAATCACGGATTCATAGAATGGGTAAGATGGGAAGGGACCAttgaaggtcatctagtccaacctccccGCTCAAGCAGGGTCCCCTAGAGCATATTACgcaggattgtgtccagacatgtctccagggaaggagaaccacaacttctctgggcaacctcttccagtggTCAGTCATctacacagtaaagaagttcttcctcatgttaaggtagaacttcctgtgcatcagtttctctccattgcctcttgtcctattgctcagcaccacagagaagagactGGATCCATCCTATTGGCACCTCCCTTCAGACACTTATATACATAGATGAGATTCCCTTTAGGTCATCTCTCTCAAGGgtaaacaggcccagctccctcagcctttcctcataagagagatgctgcaggctcttaatcatctttgtcaccctctgctggacctgctcctccagctctaTGACTCTCTTGTGTTGGAAACAGTGCaccaggtgaggcctcaccagggctgagcagaacGGAAGGATCCCCTCCCTCCACTGACTGTCCCCTGAGGACACCTTGCTGACTCACAGCCAACTCGGCTGACAGCAGAGCCAGACCTGGGGGGACCAAGTGTGAATTTGTGAGGTTCTTTCCTCCAGCATCTCCCTGAGCAGGCAATAGGTAGCAGCAGGAGGTCCAGCCGAGACCAGACCACCCCAAATTGAAAAGCAGGGGTGTGCAGATGGGAAACCTGCCCTGCGGGAGGGGTGGGGATGCTGGCAGTCCCCTATCCATGGGGGTGGGTGGTTGTGTGATTAGGACTTCTTGGGCCGGGTTAGAGAAGGGAATTTGGAGTTTCTCATTCTTTTGACATTTTGGGTCAAAGCTGTACTTTCTCTCGTCTTCCTGATGCTGAGCCTCTGTGCCCAGgtcactgctctctgctggcTTTGATGCCCCTAAACAGATTTAAAGGAAGTGCTACCATCCTGATTTGCTTCAACGATatgaacagaaaacatatttccCCGTGGTGGATGGCAACAGTGCGGGTGCCCCGGgagcctgcccagggc from Chiroxiphia lanceolata isolate bChiLan1 chromosome 2, bChiLan1.pri, whole genome shotgun sequence includes these protein-coding regions:
- the LOC116782892 gene encoding NADH dehydrogenase [ubiquinone] 1 subunit C2-like; this translates as MVFLPDESRSLPPPPLFNRCSVWLGFVGWMTALLDNTFNQRPVLRAGVHRQVLFTTVGWFVGYYLAKRTDYIYAKRDRELLEYVRHHPEDFKVAEKKRIGDLLEDFYPIR